The nucleotide sequence AAGGCCGAGAATCGCCAAATCGCGGCCATCCGGCTCCCGAACTGACGAACTTGGGTTAGGGCCGGGCCTCGCCTCGCATCAGCCAGGGAGAGGCCGCAGTCGCAGGAGGAGTGGCTATGGCAGACATCGTGACGATCGAAGGAATTGGGCCGGTCTACGCGGAGAAGCTCCGCGCGGTCGGCATCCAGACCGTCGAGGAGCTGCTCGCCAGGGGCGCCACGCCGAAGGGCCGCGAGGAACTCGCTCAGCAGACCGGGATCGCCGGCAAGCTGATCCTCCGCTGGGTCAACATGGCGGACCTCTTCCGCATCAAGGGAGTCGCCGAGGAGTATGCCGACCTGCTCGAGGCGGCTGGCGTGGACACCGTGCCCGAGCTCGCCCAGCGAAAGGCGGCGAACCTCGCGCCCAAGATGGCCAAGGTCAACGAGGCGAAGAACCTGACCCGGCAGGTTCCCAGCGAAGCGCAGGTAGCCGACTGGATCGCTCAGGCCAAGGCGCTCCCTCGAGTCGTGACCTACTAGCCCCACCGGCCTCGATGCGTCCGCCTCCGGGAGGGCGGTGTTCCTGCATGCCCACGCTTGGGAGCACAACTCATGGATCTCATTGGGACACTGAAGTCGCAGCTCGGCGTCACCGACGATCAGGCCAAGGGGGGCTTGGGCGCGCTCCTGCGTGTGGCGCGCGAGAAGCTGGGACAGGCCGAGTTCGCCAAGGTCGAGGAGCAGGTGCCCGGGGCCGGCCAGATGGCTGACGCGGCGCCCCGTGCTGAGGGCAGCGGCGGTCTGGCCGGCGCACTCGGCGGCCTGGCCGGCGCGCTAGGCAGCGGCTCGGCAGGCGGGCTGGGGAAGCTGGCCGGACTGGCGGCGATCTTCTCGAAGCTTGGGCTCGACCCTGCGATGATCGGCAAGTTCGTCCAGACCATCCTGGCCGCTCTTCAGGGCAAAGGCGCCGCGGATGCGCGCGATGCGCTATCCAGCACCCTGAAGTAGCCCGGCCGTGGTAGAGGCCGCTGTTGCAGTTCCCGTGCGGGCCTGCGGTGCTCGCCTGTTTGCCACTGGGTTTCAGGAGGCCTGTGCATGCGTGCTCGACTGGCGGTTCGGTCCCTGGCTGCGTGCGTCCTGGCCGCGCTGGGGCTGCTCCCTGCGCTGCCCGCGGTGGCGGCGTCGAAGGCGGCGGACAAGGGGGAGGCGACGGCCGCAACGAAGATTGACCTCAACTCGGCCACAGAAGACGAGTTGCAGGAGTTGCCCGGCATCGGCCCCGCGATGGCCAAGCGGATCATCGAGGGCCGGCCCTACAAGAGCCTCGAGGACCTGGCGAACGCCAAGGTCCCTGCCTCAACCATCGAGAAGATCACGCCGCTCGTCACCGTCAAGGCCGTGGAACCGGAGAAGACGCCGCGCAAGAGCACCAAGGCGTCCTCCAAGGAGGCCGAGCCCTCGAAAGGCAAGGAGAAAACGGCTGCTAAGGTGGACCTCAATTCGGCCACAGAAGACGAGTTGCAGGAGCTGCCCGGCATCGGCCCCGCGATGGCCAAGCGGATTATCGAGGGCCGGCCCTACAAGAGCCTCGAGGACCTGGCGAACGCCAAGGTCCCCGCCTCAACCATCGAGAAGATCACGCCGCTCGTCACCGTGAAGGCTCCCGCAGCGACCGAGCCAGAGCCCAAGAAGTCCTCCACGAAGACCGTCAAGTCCTCGAAGGAGACCGAGGAACCCACCCAAGAGGCTGAGGCAAAGACCCCTCCGAGGAAGGGGATGGTGTGGGTGAACACCGATTCGGGCATCTACCACAAAGAGGGTAGCCGATGGTACGGCAAGACCAAGACGGGCAAGTGGATGACGGAGGAGGAGGCCGTCAAGGAGGGGCACCGCGCGGCGAAGAATGACTGAGGCGATGCGCGCCTTGGCCCTCCGGTCGCCTCTCTGACCAACAGAGGGATCGTTGAGTGGAAGAGATTGTGGCTCTTTCGCGCGAAAGAGCCACAATCCCTCCTTGCCATAACCCCTCGCCAACGCGTACCCCCTCAAGGGCCTTCGATGCCTGGATGCCGTGGGGGTCAGATGCCGATGACAGGATGGGGAGCGGCGCAGAGGCCCCCCACAGGCAGAGGCCCCGGCCACAAGAGACGCTTAGGCGAATACCTGGTCGAGGTTGCCCATCACCTTCTGGAACGCGGCCACGTAGAGGCCCATCAGCTCCAGCCCGTTGGGCGGATTGACGTCGAAGACGTAGCAATGGGAGTCCACGAAGTCGTTGGCCCGCGGGTAGTCCTCGATGCGGTAGGCGGGCGCGTCGGGCCGACAGCTCCAGGGGCAGCCATGGCCGTAGCCGATGCGCTTCTGGAAGACGTCCTGCGCGGGCACGCTGCGGCGCTGCCACTGGCCCACGGGCACGCCCTCGGCGCGCAGGGCCTCCTGGCACTTCTCGCGCATCGTGAGGGCGGAAACGTCCAGCCCCGCCGCGGCCGGGTTGAAGCCGACGACGTAGTTGTAGTAGACGGGTTCGCACTCGGGCGGCACGTAGGGGGTCTCGATGCCGGGGATGCGCCGGAGGTGCTCGGTGAGGTAGCGGCAGTTGCGCACACGGAGGGCGTTGTTGGCATCGAGGCGCTTGAGCTGGCTGCGGACGAATGCCTGGCTGAACATGTCGCCGCGGTACATCCAGCCGAGGCCGTGGGCGTTGTACTGCTGCTCCTCGCGCTCGCGGCCCACGGTCACCCGCTCGCCGAAGTACTGGAGCTGCGCGGCGCGGTCGTGGATCGCGTCGTCGTTGGTGGTGAACAGGCCGCCCTGGCAGCCGCTGCTCAGGGTCTTCGAGGCCTGGGTGCTGTAGCCGGCGGCGTCGCCCATCGAGCCGCACAGGCGGCCCTTGTAGCGCGCGCCGTGGGCCTGCGCCACGTCCTCGATCACCCCCAGGCCGTG is from Planctomycetota bacterium and encodes:
- a CDS encoding helix-hairpin-helix domain-containing protein, whose translation is MRARLAVRSLAACVLAALGLLPALPAVAASKAADKGEATAATKIDLNSATEDELQELPGIGPAMAKRIIEGRPYKSLEDLANAKVPASTIEKITPLVTVKAVEPEKTPRKSTKASSKEAEPSKGKEKTAAKVDLNSATEDELQELPGIGPAMAKRIIEGRPYKSLEDLANAKVPASTIEKITPLVTVKAPAATEPEPKKSSTKTVKSSKETEEPTQEAEAKTPPRKGMVWVNTDSGIYHKEGSRWYGKTKTGKWMTEEEAVKEGHRAAKND
- a CDS encoding DUF2780 domain-containing protein: MDLIGTLKSQLGVTDDQAKGGLGALLRVAREKLGQAEFAKVEEQVPGAGQMADAAPRAEGSGGLAGALGGLAGALGSGSAGGLGKLAGLAAIFSKLGLDPAMIGKFVQTILAALQGKGAADARDALSSTLK
- a CDS encoding DegT/DnrJ/EryC1/StrS family aminotransferase, which codes for MAEPLALRGGKRTVPEGFIKPWPEVTEADRQAVMAVFDSPRITDQQWAQSAGLAQEWAAYMGVKHCIPVNSGTAALHLCVGGLGIEAGDEVIVPAFTFWASAAAVLHHNAIPVFVDIDPRTYCLDPARIEAAITERTRAIMPVHIHGMPADMDPILAIARKHGLGVIEDVAQAHGARYKGRLCGSMGDAAGYSTQASKTLSSGCQGGLFTTNDDAIHDRAAQLQYFGERVTVGREREEQQYNAHGLGWMYRGDMFSQAFVRSQLKRLDANNALRVRNCRYLTEHLRRIPGIETPYVPPECEPVYYNYVVGFNPAAAGLDVSALTMREKCQEALRAEGVPVGQWQRRSVPAQDVFQKRIGYGHGCPWSCRPDAPAYRIEDYPRANDFVDSHCYVFDVNPPNGLELMGLYVAAFQKVMGNLDQVFA
- a CDS encoding DUF4332 domain-containing protein, whose translation is MADIVTIEGIGPVYAEKLRAVGIQTVEELLARGATPKGREELAQQTGIAGKLILRWVNMADLFRIKGVAEEYADLLEAAGVDTVPELAQRKAANLAPKMAKVNEAKNLTRQVPSEAQVADWIAQAKALPRVVTY